The uncultured Hyphomonas sp. genome includes a window with the following:
- a CDS encoding HU family DNA-binding protein produces the protein MNKGELTKAVAAASGLSQSDAGKAVDAVFDTIADAVKSRKQVAIAGFGTFAPKTRNARTGRNPATGEPIKIPEKTSASFKPASAMKDL, from the coding sequence ATGAACAAGGGTGAACTTACGAAGGCAGTGGCCGCTGCTTCTGGTCTGTCGCAAAGCGACGCCGGCAAGGCCGTTGATGCTGTATTCGACACGATCGCTGACGCGGTGAAATCGCGTAAGCAGGTCGCCATCGCAGGCTTCGGCACATTCGCGCCGAAAACCCGCAATGCCCGCACCGGCCGCAACCCGGCAACCGGTGAACCGATCAAGATCCCGGAGAAGACATCGGCTTCCTTCAAGCCGGCCTCCGCAATGAAGGATCTCTAG
- a CDS encoding NADP-dependent oxidoreductase, producing MATLTSTEWGLARRPVGLPEQADFEKKTVEIGEPGPGEIQVQNSWMSVDPYMRGRMYDRESYVPPFQIGETMTGGAVGRVTASNNPDFQVGDLVQSMNGWRTAWVGDPASAMAVKLPSDTGLPDSAFLGVAGMPGLTAYAGILRVAELKEGDTVFVSGAAGAVGSTVVQIAKIKNCTVIGSAGGPDKCAFVKSLGADHVIDYKQAKGLEGLVAALKEAAPKGIDVYFDNVGGDHLTAAIEVARPMARFAECGMIAQYNETGTPVGPPNIIQVVGKQLKIQGFIVSTHADMQPAFLADMAKWIAAGQMKFQETVMEGIDKAPDAFIGLFSGANTGKMLVKLG from the coding sequence ATGGCTACACTTACATCAACGGAATGGGGCCTCGCCCGCCGCCCGGTCGGCCTGCCAGAGCAGGCAGACTTCGAGAAGAAAACGGTCGAGATCGGCGAGCCGGGCCCCGGTGAAATCCAGGTGCAGAATTCCTGGATGTCGGTCGACCCGTATATGCGCGGCCGCATGTATGACCGCGAAAGCTATGTCCCGCCCTTCCAGATCGGCGAAACCATGACCGGCGGCGCCGTCGGCCGGGTGACAGCCTCCAACAATCCGGACTTCCAGGTCGGAGACCTCGTCCAGTCGATGAATGGCTGGCGTACGGCCTGGGTCGGCGATCCGGCAAGTGCCATGGCGGTGAAGCTGCCCAGCGATACCGGCCTGCCCGACAGTGCCTTCCTCGGCGTCGCGGGCATGCCGGGCCTGACCGCCTATGCCGGCATCCTGCGGGTCGCTGAACTGAAAGAAGGCGACACGGTCTTCGTCTCCGGCGCAGCCGGCGCAGTCGGCTCTACCGTGGTGCAGATCGCCAAGATCAAGAACTGCACCGTCATCGGCTCGGCTGGCGGACCGGACAAGTGCGCCTTCGTGAAGTCGCTCGGCGCCGATCATGTGATCGACTACAAACAGGCCAAGGGCCTTGAAGGGCTCGTCGCCGCCCTGAAGGAAGCCGCACCAAAAGGCATCGACGTCTATTTCGACAATGTAGGCGGCGATCACCTGACCGCTGCCATCGAAGTCGCCCGCCCAATGGCACGCTTCGCCGAATGCGGGATGATCGCCCAGTACAATGAGACCGGCACGCCAGTTGGCCCGCCCAACATCATTCAGGTCGTCGGCAAACAGCTGAAGATCCAGGGCTTCATCGTCTCCACGCATGCCGACATGCAGCCAGCCTTCCTTGCGGATATGGCCAAATGGATCGCGGCAGGGCAGATGAAATTCCAGGAAACGGTGATGGAGGGAATCGACAAGGCGCCGGACGCCTTTATCGGTCTCTTCAGCGGTGCCAACACCGGCAAGATGCTTGTTAAACTGGGATAG
- a CDS encoding PAS-domain containing protein produces the protein MPVWLIVGATGLYVLGLFAIAWRGDRRALEPSATHSPYIYALALAVYCTSWTFFGAVGTSATNGWDYFAIYLGPALVFLFLPDLIRRIGDVAQRESISSLSDFLSARYGKSRGVGALAALAAVAGSLPYIALQLKSVGMSFQALAYGAENAGGRPASQTVLFTALAMGVFAILFGARQSDATRRNAGLMQVLALEAVIKIVALVAVAALSLSLITSPDIQVPAHATEPFSGGVLSQRMITTTILSMCAIICLPRQFHVAVIERRDRREVKTARIVFVAYLALTSAVVIPITIAGLSTLGGDVPPDLFVLDLPLAHDNGLLALFVFLGGFSAATGMVIVSSVALSTMVTNDLIVPAVMQTGRFSSLGGNSGARLTMIRRGVIIVIVLCAYGYYRLAGTGEALAQIGLLSFAAAAQFAPGLIGGVYWRSGRRAGVVWGLVLGMGLWAYTLFLPAILQHDPMAAAVPGWLDPHALLGARFDDSLIHGVVWSLGANIAAYIILSLRARERLRDRVQSSVFVGDPEPRGQTDPGSADPVAAVTPNGLKTLASRFLNPEAVEHAFADFGRVSGVPASGDGPADWGLVQRTERLLASALGASSARVVLASAIGGNQVALRDVLSMLDHKTQAERFDRHMLQSMLENISQGISVVDSDQRLVAWNTAYLDLFHYPNDLVAVGTPVSKLIEHNLKSGWIDGDPAEEAHRRVAHMKAGRQHTYERRNPDGRFLRIVGNPTPGGGYVTTFTDITEDKLRERALIEANETLETRVRERTQDLEDMAQDLDLARRDAEGANASKTRFLAAASHDLLQPLNAARLFLGSIRADDQGQGLVSRADKAIQSADELIRGLLDISRLDHGSIAPKPAQLPIGPLLEDLVEEAMPMAEQAGIGIRIAPTSLVVEADPDFLKSILRNFISNARRYTREGAVLVGARRRGNMARIEVWDTGPGIPADSLPLVFEEFRRFEDTDNTGIRGAGLGLPVSKRLADLMEADINIRSVPGRGSVFSVTVPLAAKSGKRKRTVPKSAAPKPVSLANLKVLVVDDEAAIVDGMTALLTGWGCQVRGARSAAEAQAWLGAEPFDALIADLNLQDAVDGFDLIAMSRSKLSAPGNVLLLTAASNDAVRMQAGIDGVAMLRKPAAPDDIRRFLEGLAQNVSA, from the coding sequence ATGCCGGTCTGGCTGATTGTTGGGGCAACGGGGCTTTATGTGCTCGGCTTGTTTGCCATCGCCTGGCGCGGCGACCGGCGGGCGCTGGAGCCGTCGGCAACCCACAGCCCGTACATCTATGCCCTGGCGTTGGCAGTATATTGTACCTCCTGGACCTTTTTCGGCGCGGTCGGCACGTCGGCCACGAATGGCTGGGACTATTTCGCGATTTACCTTGGCCCGGCGCTGGTCTTCCTGTTCCTGCCGGACCTGATCCGCCGGATCGGGGATGTTGCCCAGCGGGAGAGCATCTCGTCGCTGTCGGATTTCCTGTCGGCCCGATATGGCAAGAGCCGCGGCGTCGGGGCCCTGGCGGCGCTGGCGGCAGTGGCCGGCAGCCTGCCTTATATCGCCCTTCAGCTGAAATCGGTGGGGATGAGCTTTCAGGCGCTGGCCTATGGCGCGGAGAATGCCGGTGGCCGCCCGGCCAGCCAGACCGTGCTGTTCACGGCGCTCGCCATGGGCGTGTTCGCCATCCTGTTTGGCGCACGCCAGTCAGACGCGACACGCCGCAATGCCGGTCTGATGCAGGTGCTGGCGCTGGAGGCGGTCATCAAGATCGTCGCCCTGGTGGCCGTTGCCGCGCTCTCCCTGTCGCTGATCACATCGCCGGACATCCAGGTGCCGGCGCATGCGACCGAGCCTTTTTCGGGGGGCGTCCTGTCACAGCGGATGATCACGACCACGATCCTGTCCATGTGCGCGATTATCTGCCTGCCGCGCCAGTTCCACGTCGCGGTGATCGAGCGGCGGGACCGGCGCGAGGTGAAGACCGCGCGGATCGTGTTCGTGGCCTATCTCGCCCTGACCAGCGCGGTGGTGATCCCGATCACGATCGCGGGCCTGTCGACTTTGGGCGGTGACGTCCCGCCGGACCTCTTCGTGCTCGACCTGCCGCTGGCGCATGACAATGGTTTGCTGGCCCTGTTCGTCTTCCTGGGCGGTTTCTCGGCGGCGACCGGCATGGTGATCGTCTCCAGCGTGGCGCTCTCCACCATGGTGACGAATGACCTGATCGTGCCGGCGGTGATGCAGACCGGCCGCTTCTCCAGTCTGGGTGGCAATTCCGGCGCGCGCCTGACGATGATCCGCCGGGGCGTGATCATCGTCATCGTGCTCTGCGCCTATGGCTATTACCGGCTGGCCGGGACGGGCGAAGCGCTGGCGCAGATCGGCCTCCTCTCCTTTGCTGCGGCGGCCCAGTTCGCGCCGGGCCTGATCGGCGGCGTCTACTGGCGCAGCGGTCGGCGGGCAGGGGTCGTCTGGGGGCTGGTGCTCGGGATGGGGCTCTGGGCCTATACGCTGTTCCTGCCGGCGATCCTGCAGCATGACCCGATGGCGGCCGCCGTGCCGGGCTGGCTGGATCCGCATGCCCTGCTGGGGGCGCGTTTCGATGACAGCCTGATCCATGGCGTCGTGTGGAGCCTTGGTGCCAATATCGCCGCCTATATCATCCTGTCGCTGCGCGCGCGCGAGCGTCTGCGCGACCGGGTCCAGTCCTCTGTCTTTGTCGGTGACCCGGAGCCGCGCGGCCAGACGGATCCCGGCTCGGCTGACCCTGTTGCGGCGGTAACACCTAACGGGCTGAAGACGCTGGCCTCACGTTTCCTGAACCCTGAAGCCGTGGAACACGCTTTTGCGGATTTCGGGCGGGTCTCCGGCGTGCCCGCATCCGGTGATGGCCCGGCGGACTGGGGGCTTGTTCAGCGGACGGAACGGTTGCTCGCCTCGGCGCTGGGCGCTTCGTCGGCCCGGGTCGTGCTGGCCTCCGCCATCGGTGGCAACCAGGTCGCCCTGCGCGATGTGCTCTCCATGCTGGACCACAAGACCCAGGCCGAGCGGTTCGACCGGCACATGCTGCAATCCATGCTGGAGAATATCTCGCAGGGGATATCGGTGGTGGATTCAGACCAGCGCCTTGTCGCGTGGAACACCGCTTATCTGGACCTGTTCCATTACCCGAACGATCTCGTGGCCGTCGGCACGCCGGTGTCGAAACTGATTGAACACAATCTGAAGTCCGGCTGGATCGATGGCGATCCGGCAGAAGAGGCCCATCGCCGTGTGGCGCACATGAAGGCGGGGCGCCAGCACACTTATGAACGGCGCAATCCCGATGGGCGCTTCCTGCGTATCGTCGGCAACCCGACGCCGGGCGGCGGCTATGTCACGACCTTCACCGACATCACGGAAGACAAGCTGCGCGAACGCGCCCTGATCGAGGCAAACGAAACGCTGGAGACACGGGTTCGCGAACGCACGCAGGACCTTGAAGACATGGCGCAGGATCTGGATCTTGCCCGCCGCGATGCCGAAGGGGCGAATGCTTCCAAGACACGTTTCCTGGCGGCGGCGAGCCACGATCTGCTGCAGCCGCTGAACGCCGCGCGCCTGTTCCTTGGCTCCATCCGGGCGGACGATCAGGGGCAGGGGCTCGTCTCCCGTGCGGACAAAGCCATTCAGTCTGCGGACGAGCTGATCCGCGGCCTGCTGGACATATCCCGTCTCGACCATGGCAGCATTGCGCCGAAGCCAGCGCAGCTGCCCATTGGCCCCTTGCTGGAGGATCTGGTGGAAGAGGCCATGCCGATGGCAGAGCAGGCAGGGATCGGCATCCGCATTGCGCCCACCAGCCTTGTCGTGGAGGCAGACCCGGACTTCCTGAAGAGCATCCTGCGCAACTTCATCTCCAACGCCCGGCGCTATACGCGCGAAGGCGCGGTGCTGGTCGGGGCGCGGCGGCGTGGAAACATGGCGCGGATCGAGGTGTGGGATACGGGGCCGGGCATTCCCGCAGACAGTTTGCCGCTGGTGTTCGAGGAGTTCCGGCGCTTCGAGGATACCGACAATACAGGCATCCGGGGCGCGGGCCTCGGCCTGCCGGTGTCCAAACGCCTTGCCGACCTGATGGAGGCTGACATCAATATCCGTTCGGTGCCCGGCCGTGGCAGCGTCTTTTCCGTGACGGTTCCGCTGGCGGCCAAGTCCGGCAAGCGCAAGCGCACCGTTCCGAAGAGCGCTGCGCCGAAGCCGGTCAGCCTTGCCAATCTGAAAGTTCTGGTGGTGGACGATGAAGCCGCCATCGTGGATGGCATGACCGCATTGCTCACCGGATGGGGCTGTCAGGTGCGCGGCGCGCGCTCTGCTGCCGAGGCACAGGCCTGGCTGGGTGCCGAGCCGTTCGATGCGCTGATCGCGGACCTCAACCTGCAGGACGCTGTCGATGGCTTTGACCTGATCGCCATGAGCCGGTCGAAACTGTCAGCGCCGGGCAATGTGCTTCTGCTGACCGCCGCATCGAACGACGCGGTGCGGATGCAGGCCGGCATCGACGGGGTCGCCATGTTGCGCAAACCTGCCGCGCCGGACGATATCCGCCGTTTCCTGGAGGGGTTGGCGCAGAACGTTTCCGCCTGA
- a CDS encoding sodium:solute symporter family protein: MGGEEFWTYFWVILTFGTYIGIALWARAGSTDDFYVAGHDVHPMVNGMATAADWMSAASFLSMAGLIAFMGYGGSVYLMGWTGGYVLLALLLAPFLREFGKFTVPDFVGDRYYSTTARLIAVVCALFVSFTYIAGQMKGVGVAFSGFLGVEFNTGIMVGMAIVFVYAVLGGMKGVTYTQVAQYCVLIFAYTVPAIFMSLIVTGNPIPQLGFISNVKGEDISMLEKLNTVVTDLGFMEYTQTDKSMIDMFAITGALMFGTAGLPHVIIRFFTVSSAGAARVSAGWALVFIALLYTTAPAVASLARLNFIDTVNEATYIASDADYDAEAATIIADGGKPIPKWFKDWEKIGLLEVTDKNGDGVVQYRAGDDNEVTKLDRDIIVTANPSIAGLPAWVIGLVIAGGLAAALSTAAGLLMVISSAVSHDLCRRTFFKGMTDKQELLTARGAAAGAVILAGIMGMNTSALGFVAQVVAFAFGLAAASLFPVIVLGIFWKRMNREGAIASMLTGLITTFWYIYHFKFVDTDSSHWWLGVSPEGIGFVFMFLSLAVGVVVALITAPPPQDIQDLVEDIRVPGTRTAHGIADAEMLPD, encoded by the coding sequence ATGGGCGGCGAGGAATTCTGGACCTATTTCTGGGTCATCCTGACTTTCGGGACCTATATCGGCATTGCGCTCTGGGCGCGGGCCGGTTCGACCGACGACTTCTATGTCGCCGGACATGATGTTCACCCCATGGTCAACGGCATGGCCACGGCGGCCGACTGGATGTCGGCGGCCTCCTTCCTGTCGATGGCGGGCCTGATTGCCTTTATGGGGTATGGCGGCTCGGTCTACCTGATGGGCTGGACCGGCGGCTATGTCCTGCTAGCTTTGTTGCTGGCGCCATTCCTGCGCGAGTTCGGCAAGTTTACCGTGCCGGACTTTGTGGGCGACCGGTATTACTCGACCACGGCCCGCCTGATCGCGGTCGTCTGTGCCCTGTTTGTCTCGTTCACCTATATCGCCGGACAGATGAAAGGCGTGGGCGTGGCCTTCTCGGGCTTCCTTGGCGTTGAGTTCAACACCGGCATCATGGTCGGCATGGCGATCGTTTTCGTCTACGCGGTGCTCGGCGGCATGAAAGGCGTGACCTACACCCAGGTGGCGCAATACTGTGTGCTGATCTTTGCCTATACCGTCCCGGCGATCTTCATGTCGCTGATCGTTACCGGCAATCCGATCCCGCAGCTGGGCTTCATCTCCAATGTGAAGGGCGAAGACATCTCCATGCTGGAGAAGCTGAACACCGTCGTGACGGATCTCGGCTTCATGGAGTACACGCAGACGGACAAGTCCATGATCGACATGTTCGCCATTACCGGCGCGCTGATGTTCGGCACGGCGGGTCTGCCGCACGTGATCATCCGCTTCTTCACCGTGTCGAGCGCTGGTGCGGCCCGCGTGTCGGCCGGCTGGGCGCTGGTGTTCATCGCGCTGCTCTACACGACCGCTCCGGCTGTTGCATCGCTGGCCCGTCTCAACTTCATCGATACGGTGAATGAGGCGACCTATATTGCCAGCGATGCCGATTATGATGCCGAAGCGGCCACGATCATTGCCGATGGCGGCAAGCCGATCCCGAAATGGTTCAAGGACTGGGAAAAGATCGGCCTGCTGGAAGTCACCGACAAGAATGGCGACGGCGTCGTGCAATACCGGGCAGGGGACGACAATGAAGTCACCAAGCTCGACCGCGACATCATCGTGACGGCCAACCCCTCCATTGCGGGCCTTCCGGCCTGGGTGATCGGGCTTGTCATCGCGGGCGGCCTTGCGGCGGCTCTGTCGACGGCGGCCGGCCTCCTGATGGTGATCTCATCCGCAGTCAGCCACGACCTTTGCCGGCGGACCTTCTTCAAGGGCATGACCGACAAGCAGGAATTGCTGACTGCACGGGGGGCCGCCGCAGGCGCGGTGATCCTCGCCGGGATCATGGGGATGAACACGTCCGCTCTCGGCTTTGTGGCGCAGGTGGTGGCCTTCGCCTTCGGCCTCGCGGCGGCGTCGCTGTTCCCGGTCATTGTGCTTGGCATCTTCTGGAAACGGATGAACCGGGAAGGCGCGATTGCGTCGATGCTGACCGGTCTCATCACCACCTTCTGGTACATCTATCACTTCAAGTTCGTGGACACCGACTCCTCGCACTGGTGGCTGGGTGTCTCTCCGGAAGGGATCGGCTTCGTCTTCATGTTCCTGTCGCTGGCTGTCGGTGTCGTGGTTGCCCTGATAACCGCCCCGCCACCGCAGGACATCCAGGACCTGGTGGAAGACATCCGCGTGCCCGGAACCAGAACGGCACACGGCATTGCCGATGCGGAGATGCTGCCCGACTAG
- the pth gene encoding aminoacyl-tRNA hydrolase, which yields MLILSGQGNPTDRYAKNRHNAGFILLDALHARYNFGPWRSKFESLIAEGNVGGQKVLLVKPQTYYNETGRALSKILQFYKRPADDVTVFYDEIDLAPGRLRVKRGGGHSGNNGVRSMMAHLGESFRRVRIGIGHPGDKAMVMPHVLSDFTKADLQWFEPMIDAIGSALPFLLDGDDERFQTEVMRLAPAPKHDPKQAARRGDA from the coding sequence ATGTTGATCCTTTCCGGACAGGGAAACCCCACCGACCGCTATGCAAAGAACCGGCACAATGCCGGATTCATCCTGCTGGACGCACTACATGCGCGGTACAATTTCGGGCCGTGGCGTTCGAAATTCGAAAGCCTGATCGCGGAAGGCAATGTCGGCGGGCAGAAAGTCCTGCTGGTCAAACCGCAGACCTATTATAACGAAACCGGCCGCGCGCTCTCCAAGATCCTGCAATTCTACAAACGCCCCGCCGATGACGTGACCGTCTTCTATGACGAGATCGACCTTGCGCCCGGGCGCCTTCGCGTGAAGCGCGGCGGCGGGCATTCGGGTAATAATGGCGTGCGCTCGATGATGGCGCATCTCGGTGAAAGCTTCCGCCGTGTGCGGATCGGTATCGGTCATCCCGGCGACAAGGCCATGGTCATGCCGCACGTCCTGTCGGACTTCACCAAGGCAGACCTGCAATGGTTCGAACCGATGATCGACGCAATCGGCAGCGCCCTGCCCTTCCTGCTGGATGGTGATGATGAGCGTTTCCAGACCGAAGTCATGCGTCTCGCCCCGGCCCCGAAGCATGATCCGAAACAGGCCGCCCGGCGCGGCGACGCCTGA
- a CDS encoding DUF4212 domain-containing protein, whose product MTHNIKEIDAKGYWRDVVKLTLSLLAIWFVVSYGAGILFRTVLDQVSIGGAPLGFWFAQNGSIYVFVGLIFYYCRAMNRLEKKYGVEA is encoded by the coding sequence ATGACTCACAATATCAAAGAGATTGATGCGAAGGGGTATTGGCGCGACGTCGTCAAGCTGACCCTGAGCCTTCTCGCCATCTGGTTCGTGGTCTCATACGGCGCAGGCATCCTGTTCCGGACGGTGCTCGACCAGGTATCGATTGGCGGCGCGCCCCTGGGATTCTGGTTCGCACAGAACGGATCCATCTACGTCTTCGTGGGGCTGATTTTCTACTACTGCCGGGCAATGAACCGCCTGGAGAAGAAATACGGCGTGGAGGCCTGA
- a CDS encoding 50S ribosomal protein L25/general stress protein Ctc yields MSKQQISFNVELRERIGSGGARAARKQGLVPGVLYGGGQDPVAISLKRNEVQKAIETGHFLSSTATLVHKGEKQLVIPQAIQLHPVSDQPMHVDLFRVDAKQQIKVEVQVHFVGEEVSPGLKKGGTLNVVRHTVELLVPAGHIPESLEADVSELEIGDNVKISNITLPSDAEPTITDRDFTIATIAGRTAKVEEATDEEAAEEEGAEEEGGEEKED; encoded by the coding sequence ATGTCAAAACAACAGATTAGCTTCAATGTCGAACTGCGTGAGCGCATCGGCTCCGGCGGCGCCCGTGCGGCCCGCAAGCAAGGCCTGGTGCCGGGCGTCCTCTATGGCGGCGGCCAGGATCCGGTGGCGATCAGCCTGAAGCGCAACGAAGTTCAGAAGGCCATCGAAACCGGCCACTTCCTGTCTTCGACCGCGACGCTGGTCCACAAGGGCGAGAAACAGCTGGTGATCCCGCAGGCGATCCAGCTGCACCCGGTCTCCGACCAGCCGATGCACGTGGACCTGTTCCGCGTCGACGCCAAGCAGCAGATCAAGGTCGAAGTGCAGGTTCACTTCGTCGGTGAAGAGGTCTCCCCGGGCCTCAAAAAGGGCGGCACGCTCAACGTGGTGCGCCACACGGTCGAACTGCTGGTTCCGGCCGGCCACATTCCGGAATCGCTCGAAGCCGATGTTTCCGAACTGGAAATCGGCGACAACGTGAAGATCTCCAACATCACGCTGCCGTCGGATGCAGAGCCGACCATCACCGACCGCGACTTCACCATCGCCACGATCGCCGGCCGCACGGCCAAGGTCGAGGAAGCCACCGACGAAGAGGCGGCAGAGGAAGAAGGCGCTGAAGAAGAAGGCGGCGAAGAGAAAGAAGACTAA
- a CDS encoding Gfo/Idh/MocA family oxidoreductase — MTKLKVGVAGAGVFGNYHAQKAAASVRTDLIGVYDIDLPRATRIAEQFGAKGFDDYAAFLDACDAVVIAVPATWHEALARQAIEAHRHVLCEKPLALTGKAARFLADEAAAHGRILQVGHQERFVARAMGVLAIEEAPLLLESVRSGPPAPDNRAGDVSVIWDLMIHDLDLAAMMLGNEFTGVSATGRRVHSAHIDEATAEFTYAAGGKARLTASRAASERQRSMHVVYPSGEISIDFLTRKVENSTPYAIKVDISAELPDPLGAADEGFYAACLGLARSPVPAHGTVGAVAMAEAAEADILAKIDA; from the coding sequence ATGACGAAGCTGAAAGTGGGCGTCGCGGGCGCCGGAGTGTTCGGAAACTATCACGCGCAGAAGGCTGCCGCATCGGTCCGGACCGATCTGATCGGTGTCTATGACATCGACCTGCCTCGCGCGACGCGTATCGCTGAGCAGTTCGGCGCGAAGGGCTTCGACGACTATGCCGCCTTCCTGGACGCGTGCGATGCGGTTGTGATTGCCGTGCCCGCCACCTGGCACGAGGCTCTGGCCCGTCAGGCGATCGAGGCGCACCGACATGTTCTGTGCGAAAAGCCGCTGGCGCTGACCGGCAAGGCCGCGCGTTTCCTCGCAGACGAGGCCGCCGCGCATGGCCGTATCCTCCAGGTGGGGCATCAGGAACGTTTCGTCGCCAGGGCGATGGGCGTGCTGGCGATTGAGGAAGCGCCGCTTCTGCTGGAATCGGTCCGCTCCGGTCCGCCTGCACCGGACAATCGCGCGGGCGATGTGTCGGTCATCTGGGATCTGATGATCCACGACCTGGACCTCGCGGCGATGATGCTGGGCAATGAGTTCACCGGCGTGAGCGCCACAGGGCGCCGCGTCCACTCGGCCCATATCGATGAGGCGACGGCAGAGTTCACCTATGCCGCGGGCGGCAAAGCCCGCCTGACGGCCAGCCGCGCCGCCAGCGAGCGCCAGCGCAGCATGCATGTCGTTTATCCATCGGGCGAAATCTCCATCGACTTCCTTACCCGTAAGGTGGAGAACTCGACGCCTTACGCGATCAAGGTCGACATCTCCGCCGAACTGCCCGATCCGCTGGGCGCTGCCGATGAAGGCTTCTATGCCGCCTGTCTCGGCCTCGCCCGCAGCCCGGTTCCGGCGCATGGGACGGTCGGAGCGGTCGCGATGGCGGAAGCCGCCGAAGCCGACATTCTGGCAAAGATCGACGCCTGA